The following coding sequences are from one Treponema sp. J25 window:
- the fliP gene encoding flagellar type III secretion system pore protein FliP (The bacterial flagellar biogenesis protein FliP forms a type III secretion system (T3SS)-type pore required for flagellar assembly.) produces the protein MFLCVSGPLFAQQQNQSNFPGRSTQGTVNVPTPPAPPVVPFIDLTIRNPASGREVAFSIQLLLLLTVLSLAPSILILMTSFLRISIVLDFIKRALSLQQAPPNQVILGISFFMTLFIMWPTFETIYTRSFKPLSEGKIGVEEAYREAEQPLRLFMYNQMRNKTGTNNIRLFMAMRGLPKPNTLADVPTYVLIPAFILNELTVAFKIGILLYIPFIVIDMVVASALMSMGMIMLPPVMISMPFKLILFVLVDGWSLLTEQLIRSFG, from the coding sequence ATGTTTCTTTGTGTAAGCGGCCCCCTTTTTGCACAGCAACAAAATCAGAGTAATTTCCCCGGCCGTTCCACCCAGGGGACGGTGAATGTTCCCACTCCGCCGGCCCCGCCGGTGGTTCCCTTTATCGATCTTACCATTCGTAATCCCGCCAGTGGCCGGGAAGTGGCCTTTTCGATCCAGTTGCTCCTATTGCTTACGGTTCTTTCCCTTGCCCCGAGCATCCTTATTTTGATGACGAGCTTCCTCCGCATCTCTATCGTTCTGGATTTTATTAAGCGGGCCCTTTCGCTGCAGCAGGCTCCTCCAAACCAGGTGATATTGGGAATTTCCTTTTTCATGACCCTCTTTATCATGTGGCCCACCTTTGAAACGATCTATACCCGGTCGTTTAAGCCCCTTTCGGAGGGAAAGATCGGCGTAGAAGAGGCCTACCGGGAAGCGGAACAGCCCTTACGGCTTTTTATGTATAATCAGATGCGGAATAAGACGGGCACCAATAACATCCGCCTTTTCATGGCCATGCGGGGGCTTCCCAAGCCTAACACCCTGGCAGATGTTCCTACCTATGTGCTTATTCCTGCATTCATCCTGAATGAACTTACGGTGGCTTTTAAGATAGGTATCCTCTTGTACATTCCCTTCATTGTCATCGATATGGTGGTGGCCAGCGCTCTCATGTCGATGGGGATGATCATGTTGCCACCGGTAATGATCTCCATGCCCTTTAAACTTATTCTTTTTGTTTTGGTTGATGGGTGGAGTCTCCTTACAGAACAGCTTATTCGTTCCTTTGGATAA
- a CDS encoding flagellar biosynthetic protein FliO, whose product MLLVGSLAILLGMMGYGQTGAEGPAIGDTQNQRVDERTLTIEEPSPAAATVQNPFSFWTVFRLVIILAVVAAAVYGVVYFFRRLSRPTQQEASNLRLVASVHLGSNRFVHVVALGRKAYLVGASDGGVHPIAEIDDQETLDALFLEESEQQARRSQRALDFKKILASWGYGKGTGGKVHKEALEAEEIRKQRERLKRLQS is encoded by the coding sequence ATGCTACTCGTGGGGTCCTTGGCGATCCTTCTGGGAATGATGGGATATGGCCAGACGGGGGCGGAGGGCCCTGCTATTGGGGATACTCAAAACCAGAGGGTCGATGAACGGACCCTTACCATCGAAGAGCCGTCGCCGGCTGCTGCAACGGTACAAAATCCTTTTTCCTTCTGGACTGTTTTTCGCCTCGTCATTATCCTTGCGGTGGTAGCAGCCGCAGTATATGGGGTGGTCTACTTTTTTAGGCGCCTTTCTCGACCTACCCAGCAGGAAGCATCGAATCTTCGTCTGGTGGCCTCGGTGCATCTGGGTTCGAATCGTTTTGTGCATGTGGTAGCCCTGGGCAGAAAGGCCTACCTCGTAGGGGCCAGTGATGGGGGAGTGCACCCTATTGCGGAAATAGATGACCAAGAAACCCTGGACGCCCTTTTCCTTGAAGAATCGGAACAACAGGCCCGCCGGTCCCAGCGGGCCCTCGATTTTAAAAAGATCTTAGCCTCCTGGGGCTACGGAAAGGGAACCGGTGGGAAGGTTCACAAAGAAGCTCTGGAAGCAGAGGAAATCCGAAAACAACGGGAACGACTCAAGAGGTTACAATCATGA